The following coding sequences are from one Paenibacillus sp. FSL R5-0912 window:
- a CDS encoding Asp23/Gls24 family envelope stress response protein — protein sequence MKQDTFKGLVEISDRVISSIIRYAVTETPGIAGMSGNPVSGNLARRLSGKIGTNGLSVDVTDEAVAIQLDIIINYGYKIPEVCQILKDNVHQAVEHMLGLSPPIVNIKVDKLAFPNL from the coding sequence ATGAAGCAGGATACGTTCAAGGGGCTCGTGGAGATTTCTGACCGGGTGATTTCAAGTATAATCCGCTATGCAGTTACCGAAACACCGGGCATTGCCGGAATGTCCGGCAACCCGGTCAGCGGGAATCTGGCCCGGCGCCTAAGCGGTAAGATTGGCACCAATGGATTATCAGTGGATGTTACGGATGAAGCCGTGGCGATTCAGCTGGATATCATTATTAACTACGGATACAAGATTCCTGAGGTATGCCAGATTCTTAAAGATAACGTCCATCAGGCCGTTGAGCATATGCTGGGTCTGTCTCCGCCAATCGTGAATATTAAGGTTGATAAGCTCGCTTTTCCCAACTTATAG